In Microbulbifer elongatus, the DNA window GTTTGCCGATATCTTCCGAAAAAATGACATCGACAATCACATTCGCATCGCGCTTCTGGTTTACCGCATCCCGCAGGGATTTGCGGATGCCGTAAACAGTAATTTCTTCGAGGGCGGCATCAAACTGCTGACCTGTCTCTTCTCCAGCGTCGCTTTGCGCCTGTGCCAAGGGCACCACCGCGCTCAGCGCCAGCGTGCTCACCAGCCCCAAAGGTAGAAATTTCGAGATTTCCCTCTTCATCATGAATACCTTGTTATCGTTATTTGACGAATTGTGCGCCATATACCGCTGCAGCGCACCCACTTCCGATCAACATTTGAGCACCATCCGCACAAATGTAACCGGTTTCATTGTAGATTCATAAAACGCCCCTCTCTGGGGGCTGAAGACTATGCTGCCAGCGGCCAATGCCCTGCGCAAGCGTTAATTACCACCATGTAACCGGAAACATTTCGCTATTTTCGGTGAAAATGCGAGTTTCCACGCTTTCAGGCTTCCAATAGTCGAGAAATTTTAAGGTGTTGTAGCAACATGATGGTTTTTGCATCGCAAATCCCCCCGCTTCCGATCATGGAAAACGCCTGCTCAAATGGCGTCTCCAGCACCTCAATGTATTCCTGTTCCGCATCCAACCCGCCCCCCCTGGTGAGCCGGTCTTCCTCGGAATAGCGTGCCAGGTAAAAGTGCAGTTTTTCCGTGACCGAGCCTGGCGACATGTACACCTCAAACACCTTCTCTAGTTGAGAAATTCTGTAACCGGTTTCTTCCCTGGCCTCGCGAATAACGCACAGCGTGGGATCCTCCCCCTCCAGCGCACCGGCACAGGCCTCTATCATCAGGCCCGACTTATTGCCATTAAGGAAAGTGGGCAGCCTGAACTGGCGGGTCAGCACTACCGTGCGGCGCTCCGGGTTATATAGCAGCACCACCGCACCGTCCCCGCGGTCGTAGACTTCCCGCTGCAGAACTTCCCACTGACCTTCCGGGTTTTTGAACTCGAACGTATATTTTTCAAACCGGGACCAGTCACTGGACAGGACCTGACTTTTCAGATTTCTGACCGCATCACTCATGGCAACCTCCACAATTTCATGACTGGCTATCGTCCGCAATACTCTGCCCTGGTGCAAGCCAAAGGCAACAAAAAGGTGCGGCACAAGGCCACCCCAAATCGACGAGAGACGATGCTCCGAAGAGTTTTTAGAACCGGTAACTCATACTGGCTTTAACGGCGCGCAGGATGGCACTCGATCCCGATGGTGAATCCTGATCGCGCACAGCAACGTATTGGCCGCTATCGGGAATCACGTCGCCTGCCTGTACAATAATCCCCCACCTCGGCATACAATGAACACTTTTCTGCATGCAGCCTTTCAAAAAACAATTCACCCTATCAAGGGATTACCTGGCCGAATGTTTTGATCAGTCCCTACCTTATGGAAAAGGTGCCAAGCCCAACTACCTGTTCCCGGCCCTAATGCTGGCTGCCGGTGCAGGATCACTGATTTTTACCGATCAGCCCCGGGTACTGGGCTATATGCTCATCGCTTTCGCGATTCTGGAACTTCTGCATATCCGGTTCCGACGCACCTGGTGGCTGGCGCGGCAGATGTGGGGAAAAAGCGCGGGTAGTGAAGTGACCGTCATTGTCGATGAACGCGGAATAGCCACTCAGAGCGAGCACACACAGACTGCACTGCTATGGTCAGATATCCACGATGTCATTGAGACCGAGTTGGGGCTGATCATTGTGGCAACATCCGGTGGCAGACACTACTTGTCCAAATCCCTGTTTACTGAAGATCTGGTCAGTGAAATTGTCGCCACCGCCAGGGGTTAGTGTGCACTCACGCCTACGCGAAAGGCATTGCAAAAACAACCAGGTAAGAGCAACCTTTATAACGACTTTGCTCACCGTCTAATGAATCGTCCCGAATGCCATACATACTCGCCACTCTGGCCATCACCGCCCTGATCGTAGGCCCGCAACTGTGGGTGCGTTACGTGTTATGGCGACACTCTACCGAGGTCGGCGATATGCCGGGGTCCGGCGCGGAACTGGCCGAGCACCTGATCGAGCGATTTCAACTCGACGGAGTCCAGGTGATCAGGGCCGGCAAAGACGAGAACTATTACTCACCGTCAGAGAAAATCGTCGCGCTCAGCCCGGATGTTTACGATGGCAAATCGGTAACGGCGGTGGCGGTGGCTGCCCATGAGGTCGGCCATGCGATGCAGTTCTGCCGCGAAGAGCCCATCTCCCGACTGCGGGACAAATACCTGGGTCGGGCCGGGCAGATCCAGAAGATCGGCGGCACGATACTGGTCGCAGCTCCTGTTTTCACACTATTGATCAAATCTCCGATCGTCTTTCTGTGGATAGGTCTGATCGCGGTGATCACCATGCTGGCTTCCGTATTGATGTACGTGGCGATACTGCCGGAAGAGTACGATGCGAGCTTCAACAAGGCCCTGCCCATATTGCGGGAAGGCTACCTGCCGGAGCACCTGCTAAGTAAAGCCCACAGTGTGCTGAAAGCCTGTGCCCTCACCTACGTAGCGGGCGCACTGCTGGATGTGCTCAGGCTGTGGCGCTGGATACGATTTTTCCGATAAGTACTGCGGAGCCCGCTTTACCATGAACACCACTGCCGAAATCAAAACCGCCATTATCGGCTACGGTTTTTCTGCGACGACTTTTCACCTGCCGTTTATCCTGAACCTGCCGCTCTTCCGCTTCACGGCGGTCAGCACATCCAAGGGCGAGCAGGTGCAACAGCAGCACCCGGAGGTCGAGGTCTATGCCGATGCAGAGACATTGCTGACCCGATGCGATGCCGACCTGGTGATTATTACCGCCCCCAACGCCGCGCACTTTGCACTGGCCAAACTTTCCCTTGAGCAGGGCAAGCATGTGGTGCTGGAAAAGCCCTTCGTTACCCGCGTCGAGCAGGGTGAGGAGCTGATCGCGCTGGCAGAAAAACAGCAGCGTGTACTCAGCGTCTATCACAACCGACGCTGGGATGGTGACTTCCTGACGGTGCAGAAACTGATTACTGGTAATAGTCTGGGCCCTGTACGCTATTTCGAAAGTCACTTCGACCGCTTCCGCCCCGAAGTACGCAAGCGCTGGCGGGAGTCAGATGTGGAAGGTGGCGGAATACTGTTTGACCTGGGGCCGCATTTGATTGATCAGGCGCTACAGTTGTTCGGCCCGCCCACAGCGATCACGGCGCAGGTACAGGCAATGCGGCCACGGTCCCAAGTGGATGACTTCTTCCACATCACCCTGCACTACTCAGAACTCACCGCCGTTTTACGCAGCAGCCCCTACTGCGCCGCGCCGAACCTGCGCTTCGAGGTGCAGGGGGAGACTGGCAGCTATGTAAAGTACGGCCTGGACCCGCAGGAGGATCGCCTTAAGTCCGGCACACTGCCGGTAACGGCCGATTGGGCGCAGGAGAATACCGAGCAGTTTGGCCAGCTTTTCACGGCCGACAGCACCTATCCGGTTGCTACGGAATCCGGGGGCTATCAGCACTATTATCACCAGCTGGCGTCTGCCATTCAGAGAAATGGTGACGTCCCGGTAAGTGCCGAACAGGCGTTGTGGAGTATCCGCCTGATTCATCTGGCACGACAAAGCAGTGCCAGCGGCCAAACGCTCCAGGTTTCTCGCACCTGAGATTCAGGGAACGAACCATGAAGAAATTAACCGGCCATTGCCCCCGATAAGACAAGCTTTCCAGCTCTCACGCAACTGTTCGCGAAACGTGATACGACGAGTGAGACGTATGTGACCTACTTGGGTATCAATACTGACCCGGCAACCAGCGTCGTCGTTTACTACACTTCTCCCAAAGAGGTACCGTCGATGCTGAAACTGAAGTTCTTACCCGTTTGTTACAGCCTGTTGCTGTGCTCCGTGCTTACCGCTACCTGGACCCAACCCACAGAGGCCTGTACCCGAATTCTCTGGAACAACAACGACTTGGCCGTAGTTGTGAGCCGGACGATGGACTGGCCGGAATCGACCGAGCCGGTGTTAACGGTATTCCCCAGGGGAATGGAGCGCGATGGTGGACGCACCGGGGATACCATAACGGTCAAAGACAACCCGGCCCGATGGACCTCCAAATACGCCAGTCTCGTAACGACGATGTACGGCATCGGAACTGCAGACGGATTGAATGAGAAAGGCCTGAGTGGTCACTTGCTGTACTTGAATGACACCGACTTTGGGCCGCGAGATACCAAGCGACCCGGGGTTCAGGCCGGGCTGTGGCTGCAGTACCTGCTGGACAACGCGGCCAACGTGAAAGAAGCGTTGGCGCTGATGAAGCAGATTCAGATCGTAATGACGGAAGCCCACGGGCACAAAGCCACGGTGCACTTGGCCATAGAAGATGCCAGCGGTGACTCTGCGGTACTCGAATATATCGATGGCAAGCCGGTGGTGCACCACGGCAAGCAGTATCGGGTGATGACCAATGATCCCACCTATGACGAGCAACTGGCGCTGCTGAAGAAGCAGGGTTATTCGAACCCCAGTAGTGACACACCGCTACCGGGAAATGTGAACCCAGTTGATCGCTTCCAGCGGGCCAGCTATTTTTCCGAAATCCTGCCGAAACCCAACACCGAACGTGAGGCGATTGCCGCAATACTCGCCATCGCGCGGAATGTTTCGGTTCCCTTTGGGGCCCCCTACAAAGGTTTCGGTATCTACAACACAGAATACCGTACAGCGATTAACCTGACCGACCGCCGCTACTTCTTCGAACTGACCACTAGCCCGAATGTTATATGGGCCGACCTGGACAGCTTTCAACTGGCCCCAGGCTCACCGATAATGCGGTTAGACCCGGACAGTATTTCCCTCTCGGGCGACGTATCAGAAAAATTTCGCCCAGCCAGCAAGCCACCATTCTGAATGTGAATGATATATTACAGAACTGTATTCCCGGCATGACCGGCTATCATCGTTAACGCATTGATTATTCGAATAGCCCGGCGAGCGACCGAGCACTCTTCGAATATATAAATGACAACGACGAACACCACCCCTCGATGCGAAAACAGACAGCATCGACAGCCCAAATGCATATCTATCCTCTCGC includes these proteins:
- a CDS encoding zinc metallopeptidase → MPYILATLAITALIVGPQLWVRYVLWRHSTEVGDMPGSGAELAEHLIERFQLDGVQVIRAGKDENYYSPSEKIVALSPDVYDGKSVTAVAVAAHEVGHAMQFCREEPISRLRDKYLGRAGQIQKIGGTILVAAPVFTLLIKSPIVFLWIGLIAVITMLASVLMYVAILPEEYDASFNKALPILREGYLPEHLLSKAHSVLKACALTYVAGALLDVLRLWRWIRFFR
- a CDS encoding NUDIX domain-containing protein; the protein is MSDAVRNLKSQVLSSDWSRFEKYTFEFKNPEGQWEVLQREVYDRGDGAVVLLYNPERRTVVLTRQFRLPTFLNGNKSGLMIEACAGALEGEDPTLCVIREAREETGYRISQLEKVFEVYMSPGSVTEKLHFYLARYSEEDRLTRGGGLDAEQEYIEVLETPFEQAFSMIGSGGICDAKTIMLLQHLKISRLLEA
- a CDS encoding oxidoreductase, which translates into the protein MNTTAEIKTAIIGYGFSATTFHLPFILNLPLFRFTAVSTSKGEQVQQQHPEVEVYADAETLLTRCDADLVIITAPNAAHFALAKLSLEQGKHVVLEKPFVTRVEQGEELIALAEKQQRVLSVYHNRRWDGDFLTVQKLITGNSLGPVRYFESHFDRFRPEVRKRWRESDVEGGGILFDLGPHLIDQALQLFGPPTAITAQVQAMRPRSQVDDFFHITLHYSELTAVLRSSPYCAAPNLRFEVQGETGSYVKYGLDPQEDRLKSGTLPVTADWAQENTEQFGQLFTADSTYPVATESGGYQHYYHQLASAIQRNGDVPVSAEQALWSIRLIHLARQSSASGQTLQVSRT
- a CDS encoding linear amide C-N hydrolase, with amino-acid sequence MTYLGINTDPATSVVVYYTSPKEVPSMLKLKFLPVCYSLLLCSVLTATWTQPTEACTRILWNNNDLAVVVSRTMDWPESTEPVLTVFPRGMERDGGRTGDTITVKDNPARWTSKYASLVTTMYGIGTADGLNEKGLSGHLLYLNDTDFGPRDTKRPGVQAGLWLQYLLDNAANVKEALALMKQIQIVMTEAHGHKATVHLAIEDASGDSAVLEYIDGKPVVHHGKQYRVMTNDPTYDEQLALLKKQGYSNPSSDTPLPGNVNPVDRFQRASYFSEILPKPNTEREAIAAILAIARNVSVPFGAPYKGFGIYNTEYRTAINLTDRRYFFELTTSPNVIWADLDSFQLAPGSPIMRLDPDSISLSGDVSEKFRPASKPPF
- a CDS encoding YcxB family protein, yielding MQPFKKQFTLSRDYLAECFDQSLPYGKGAKPNYLFPALMLAAGAGSLIFTDQPRVLGYMLIAFAILELLHIRFRRTWWLARQMWGKSAGSEVTVIVDERGIATQSEHTQTALLWSDIHDVIETELGLIIVATSGGRHYLSKSLFTEDLVSEIVATARG